In Humulus lupulus chromosome 6, drHumLupu1.1, whole genome shotgun sequence, a single genomic region encodes these proteins:
- the LOC133783653 gene encoding uncharacterized protein LOC133783653 — protein MGDLQVVSGIKKHNCQNYNTWVLHMEAYLQGQDLWVIVKGNEVTQPKEAAALKKWKIKAGKALFAIRATVKDEMLEHIRESKTSKEAWDTFTSLFTKKNDVRLQLLKNELLFITQRDITISQYFTKIKSLCCKISTLDSTAGWPSQPSLTELENLLADQEALAKKLFVVSIKSDEEALFSSNKKGRPRPSSSKCSRRYDDKDGHHGSSQIGGAQKKDNRGGQFKSNNKFDEWDAEASFAVEEGELALAVTVPRPIDYNNDWIIDSGRSNHMIGDKEKLQRMTEYKGGRVVVTTNNSRLPIAHIGKTKIVPRFNTNEVSLQDVYHVPRMKKNLLSVAQLTTSGHHVVFAPRDVKIYQDLKISGTPMMKGRRLESVYVMSAESAYVDKTRKSENSR, from the exons ATGGGTGACCTTCAAGTGGTTAGTGGAATTAAGAAACATAACTGTCAAAATTACAACACGTGGGTGTTGCATATGGAGGCATATCTCCAAGGCCAAGACTTGTGGGTGATCGTTAAAGGAAATGAGGTCACACAACCAAAGGAGGCAGCTGCTCTAAAGAAATGGAAGATTAAAGCTGGAAAAGCATTGTTTGCTATTCGGGCCACAGTCAAAGATGAAATGTTGGAGCACATCAGGGAATCGAAGACATCGAAAGAAGCATGGGATACTTTCACATCATTATTCACAAAGAAGAATGATGTGAGATTGCAACTTCTAAAGAACGAGCTTCTCTTTATCACACAACGCGACATCACGATCAGCCAATACTTTACCAAGATAAAATCTCTTTGTTGCAAAATCTCTACATTAGACTCTACAGCTG GTTGGCCAAGCCAACCTTCTCTTACTGAATTAGAAAACTTGCTAGCTGACCAAGAAGCGTTGGCTAAGAAATTATTTGTAGTCTCGATAAAGAGTGACGAAGAAGCACTCTTTAGTAGTAATAAGAAAGGTCGACCCCGGCCAAGTTCTAGCAAATGTTCTAGAAGATATGATGACAAAGATGGTCATCATGGAAGCTCCCAAATAGGGGGAGCTCAAAAGAAAGACAACCGGGGTGGCCAATTTAAGAGTAACAATAAATTTGATG AATGGGACGCTGAAGCATCTTTCGCTGTGGAGGAAGGAGAATTAGCTCTGGCAGTTACTGTTCCTAGACCAATTGACTACAATAATGATTGGATAATCGACTCTGGCCGCTCAAATCATATGATAGGGGACAAAGAGAAGTTGCAAAGAATGACTGAGTACAAAGGTGGTCGTGTGGTAGTGACAACCAACAACTCAAGATTACCGATTGCCCATATCGGTAAAACAAAAATAGTACCACGATTCAATACAAATGAAGTATCACTCCAAGATGTCTACCATGTACCTAGAATGAAGAAAAACTTACTGTCAGTAGCGCAACTTACGACATCAGGACACCACGTCGTATTTGCTCCTCGTGATGTCAAGATATATCAAGACCTTAAGATTTCTGGAACACCGATGATGAAAGGGCGACGTTTAGAGTCTGTCTATGTAATGTCAGCAGAGTCTGCTTATGTAGACAAGACTCGAAAGAGCGAAAACTCAAGGTGA
- the LOC133783654 gene encoding disease resistance protein Roq1-like produces MDVDELSILTSPKKYAVFISFRGEDTRKSFTSHLLKALINNRIETYVDEKLDRGKKISKELLNAIDNSKISVVVFSENYASSSWCLDELVHIIQCMKKETQMVLPVFYHVDPSDVRSQKRSYAVAFEKLTKESYNDATIQKWKDALTEAANLSGCLIRNFWNNDNFGYWSLF; encoded by the exons ATGGATGTTGATGagctctccatcctcacctctcCGAAGAAGTACGCTGTGTTCATTAGCTTTAGAGGCGAAGATACTCGCAAAAGTTTTACTAGTCATCTGCTTAAAGCACTCATCAACAACAGAATTGAAACCTATGTTGACGAAAAACTTGATCGAGGAAAGAAGATCTCCAAAGAGCTTCTTAATGCCATCGACAACTCTAAAATTTCTGTAGTCGTTTTCTCTGAAAATTATGCATCTTCTTCTTGGTGTTTGGACGAACTGGTGCATATTATCCAATGTATGAAGAAGGAAACACAGATGGTTTTGCCTGTGTTTTACCACGTTGATCCAAGTGACGTACGTTCACAAAAAAGAAGTTATGCTGTTGCTTTTGAAAAACTTACTAAAGAAAGTTACAATGATGCTACCATACAAAAATGGAAGGATGCTTTAACAGAAGCTGCTAACCTTTCTGGATG TCTGATTCGAAACTTTTGGAATAATGATAACTTTGGTTATTGGTCATTGTTCTAA
- the LOC133781436 gene encoding disease resistance protein RPV1-like produces the protein MDVDELSILTSPKKYAVFISFRGEDTRKSFTSHLLKALINNRIETYVDEKLDRGKKISKELLNAIDNSKISVVVFSENYASSSWCLDELVHIIQCMKKETQMVLPVFYHVDPSDVRSQKRSYAVAFEKLTKESYNDATIQKWKDALTEAANLSGWHAINYRNEADLVDVIVQCIRCKFDLVDEIVNYIRAKNITDIYKYIYIYIIL, from the exons ATGGATGTTGATGagctctccatcctcacctctcCGAAGAAGTACGCTGTGTTCATTAGCTTTAGAGGCGAAGATACTCGCAAAAGTTTTACTAGTCATCTGCTTAAAGCACTCATCAACAACAGAATTGAAACCTATGTTGACGAAAAACTTGATCGAGGAAAGAAGATCTCCAAAGAGCTTCTTAATGCCATCGACAACTCTAAAATTTCTGTAGTCGTTTTCTCTGAAAATTATGCATCTTCTTCTTGGTGTTTGGACGAACTGGTGCATATTATCCAATGTATGAAGAAGGAAACACAGATGGTTTTGCCTGTGTTTTACCACGTTGATCCAAGTGACGTACGTTCACAAAAAAGAAGTTATGCTGTTGCTTTTGAAAAACTTACTAAAGAAAGTTACAATGATGCTACCATACAAAAATGGAAGGATGCTTTAACAGAAGCTGCTAACCTTTCTGGATGGCATGCAATAAATTAtag gaatgAAGCTGACTTAGTTGATGTGATTGTCCAATGTATACGATGTAAGTTTGACTTAGTCGATGAGATTGTCAATTATATACGAGCGAAGAATATTAccgatatatataaatatatatatatatatattattctttGA